The Verrucomicrobiota bacterium DNA window TTGGCGACCGCCGTCAGGCCGCCGAAGCGGATCGTGCAATTCTGCAGTTCGAGGGGTTTGCTCGTCATTTCGGCCGGGTGCGGATGAGGCGCCGGCGCACGGCGCTCGGATCGCCGAAGAGTCCTTCGGGCCGGGTGAGCATGAGGACTATCAGCAGCAATGAGTAAACGATAAGCCGGTTTTCCAGGAGGCCCTGGAACGCCGGCGGCATAAAGCTCGTGTGCGCCAGGGCCCGCAGAATTTCGGGCAGGATGGTGAGCAGGGCGGCTGCCAGGATTACCCCGAGGGTGCTGCCCATGCCGCCCAGGATGACCATGACCACCACGTCCACCGACCGGAAGAAATTGAAGCCTTCAGGCGTGATGAACGCTTTGAAATGGGCGTACAACGCGCCGGCGATGCCGGCGAAAAATGCTGCGACGACAAAAGCCGCCACCTTATAGCGGGTCGTGTTGATCCCCATGGCCTCGGCCGCGACCTCGTCATCGCGGACGGTTAAAAATCCGCGCCCGTAGGTGGAGTTGACCAGGCTCAGAACGGTGTAGACGCAGATGCCGGCCAGACCGTACGTCCAAAAGAGGTTCGTGTAATTGCCCCGGACGCTCAGGCCGCGCGCGGCGCCGAGAAAATCGGTATTAAGGATGGCCGTGCGGATAATTTCACCGAACCCCAGGGTCACGATGGCCAGGTAATCGCCCCGCAGCCGCAGGGAAGGAATGCCGACGAGCAAGCCGGCCAGGGCAGCCAGCAACCCGCCCAGCAGCATCGAAATGACCAGACAAAGGTTCGTGGCGACCGGGCCACCGATCCCGCTCAGCGCCCCGGCAATCACGGGATCCAGGTGGTTCGACCAACTGGCGGCCGTATAGGCGCCCACCGCCATAAAACCGGCGTGTCCAAGAGAAAACTGGCCGGTGTAACCGTTGACCAGGTTGAGGCTGACGGCGAGGATCACGTTGATGCCGATCGTAATCAGGACGTCATAGTAGTAGGCAAACGTTCCGGCGAGAACGCCTTCGGTGGTCAGAGATACGGCCAGCAGAAAAAGGAGAAAAGCCCCCAAGCTCAGGCGCGCCCGGCTCATACTTTTTCCCGTTCCACCCGTCCCAGCAAGCCGGTCGGCTTGAACAGCAGGATCACGATCAGCACCGCGAAAGCGATGGCATCACGCAACTCCGGCCGGAGGTACCCGACCACCAGGGTTTCCAAAATGCCGATGAGCAAGCCGCCGATGGCTGCTCCCGGAATGTTTCCGATGCCGCCCAGCACCGCAGCCACGAACGCCTTGATGCCCGGCAGGTTCCCCATCAGC harbors:
- a CDS encoding branched-chain amino acid ABC transporter permease, encoding MSRARLSLGAFLLFLLAVSLTTEGVLAGTFAYYYDVLITIGINVILAVSLNLVNGYTGQFSLGHAGFMAVGAYTAASWSNHLDPVIAGALSGIGGPVATNLCLVISMLLGGLLAALAGLLVGIPSLRLRGDYLAIVTLGFGEIIRTAILNTDFLGAARGLSVRGNYTNLFWTYGLAGICVYTVLSLVNSTYGRGFLTVRDDEVAAEAMGINTTRYKVAAFVVAAFFAGIAGALYAHFKAFITPEGFNFFRSVDVVVMVILGGMGSTLGVILAAALLTILPEILRALAHTSFMPPAFQGLLENRLIVYSLLLIVLMLTRPEGLFGDPSAVRRRLIRTRPK